From a region of the Sporosarcina ureilytica genome:
- a CDS encoding ABC transporter permease: protein MITYIVRRTLMAIPLLFIITVISFTMMLMAPGDPTALMMDPMIKQENLEAYKEAYGLNDNVVVQYVRWLGNMVQGNFGESLIRQGVPVSELIIARLPNTLLLMIVSSVIAFLISIPLGVISATKRNSLTDYSITFVSFLGIATPNFWIGLVLIMFLSVHLGWFPTGGVSTLGGDFSILDRLHHLILPAFVLATADMAGLTRYSRSSMLEVLRQDYIRTAKANGFKNKTVIFKHGLRNGLIPIITILGLMLPSFIGGSVIIESIFAWPGIGLLFVEAAFQRDYPVIMAVVVIAATLVVIGNLLADVLYAIFDPRIEY, encoded by the coding sequence ATGATTACATATATCGTAAGAAGAACGTTAATGGCAATTCCATTACTTTTTATTATTACAGTTATCTCTTTTACGATGATGCTGATGGCTCCTGGTGATCCAACCGCTTTAATGATGGATCCAATGATAAAACAGGAGAACTTAGAAGCCTATAAAGAAGCATACGGATTGAATGATAACGTTGTTGTTCAATATGTAAGATGGTTAGGAAATATGGTGCAAGGTAATTTTGGAGAGTCATTAATTCGACAAGGGGTTCCTGTTAGTGAACTCATTATAGCAAGATTACCTAATACACTTCTACTAATGATAGTTTCCTCAGTGATTGCGTTCCTTATTTCCATACCATTAGGCGTTATTTCAGCGACAAAAAGAAACTCACTAACGGATTACTCGATTACATTCGTATCTTTCTTAGGAATTGCAACACCTAACTTTTGGATTGGTCTCGTATTAATTATGTTTTTATCCGTTCATCTAGGTTGGTTTCCAACTGGTGGTGTCTCAACATTAGGGGGAGACTTTAGCATATTGGATCGACTTCATCATTTAATTCTTCCGGCTTTTGTATTGGCAACGGCAGATATGGCAGGTTTAACGAGATATTCAAGGTCAAGTATGTTGGAGGTATTGCGACAAGATTATATTCGAACTGCAAAAGCAAACGGTTTCAAAAATAAAACAGTTATTTTTAAACATGGACTGCGGAATGGTCTTATCCCGATAATTACAATTTTAGGATTAATGCTTCCTTCATTTATTGGCGGTTCCGTCATTATTGAAAGTATCTTTGCCTGGCCGGGAATAGGTCTGTTATTTGTAGAAGCTGCATTCCAAAGAGATTATCCAGTGATTATGGCGGTAGTTGTTATTGCAGCCACTTTAGTTGTTATCGGTAACTTATTAGCTGATGTTTTATATGCAATTTTTGATCCACGAATTGAATATTAA
- a CDS encoding peptide-binding protein encodes MIKKRFFTMIMMAMILIIAACSDGEVKSDAEGAKSEGSTTDEKSGGSLYLGTTAAPTLFNPYYSTDTSSSTIEGFIFSGLVTVDHDFNPEGDLAEDWDVTEDGLKWTFYLRENIKWHDGEDFTADDVVFSYNIPLNEDYVGPRGLPFEVIEEINKVDDYTVEIILSEPYAPFITITAQFEVLPEHILGDVPVADLGTQRFNTKEPIGTGPFKFKEWREGEYIELVANEDYYLGAPKLDSIIYKIVPDMNTLMAQVQVGDINLAGISPEYMETAKNLEDKGIVKLESGPSNSWEYIGYNLRNDLFKDKLVRQALTHAIDKEAIVQAILDGSGTVAHGPGSPANWSFNPDVAKFEYNPEEAKKKLKEAGWEPGADGILEKDGQKFEFVLKTTSANEIRQQIAEVAQQQLSEIGIKTTIELLEWSAYVEETSPPKWNFDAIVAGWSIGSDPDPTWFWHTSEIENGLNYGGYSNPEVDALLSENTKLSDLSERKDIIGKADAIVTEDQPSTFLYNPQGHLAVSIDLHGPKFSAANTYYKIHEWYVE; translated from the coding sequence ATGATAAAAAAGCGTTTTTTTACAATGATTATGATGGCGATGATACTAATCATTGCGGCATGTTCTGATGGAGAAGTAAAAAGCGATGCAGAAGGCGCAAAAAGTGAAGGGAGTACAACCGATGAAAAATCAGGCGGAAGCTTGTATTTAGGAACGACAGCTGCTCCGACATTATTTAACCCATATTACTCCACAGATACATCGAGTTCCACCATTGAAGGGTTTATTTTCAGCGGTCTTGTAACGGTTGACCATGACTTCAACCCTGAAGGGGATTTGGCTGAGGATTGGGATGTTACTGAAGATGGACTTAAATGGACATTTTACTTAAGAGAGAATATAAAATGGCATGACGGAGAGGATTTCACAGCAGACGATGTTGTATTCTCTTATAATATTCCACTTAACGAAGATTATGTAGGACCGCGTGGCTTACCATTTGAGGTAATTGAAGAGATTAATAAAGTTGATGATTATACTGTTGAAATTATTTTATCTGAACCGTATGCACCTTTCATTACTATAACAGCACAATTTGAAGTTTTACCTGAACATATTCTTGGGGACGTTCCGGTTGCCGATTTAGGTACTCAAAGATTTAATACGAAAGAGCCGATTGGAACGGGTCCATTTAAATTTAAAGAATGGCGTGAAGGTGAATATATTGAACTCGTTGCGAATGAAGATTATTACTTAGGCGCACCAAAATTGGATTCAATTATTTACAAAATTGTTCCAGATATGAACACATTAATGGCTCAGGTACAAGTAGGGGATATTAACTTAGCCGGTATATCACCGGAATATATGGAAACTGCAAAAAATCTAGAGGATAAAGGAATTGTTAAGTTGGAATCTGGTCCATCTAACTCATGGGAGTATATTGGTTATAACTTAAGGAATGACTTATTTAAGGATAAACTCGTTCGTCAAGCATTAACACATGCGATTGATAAAGAAGCAATTGTCCAGGCAATTTTAGATGGCTCTGGAACAGTCGCACATGGACCAGGAAGTCCTGCAAACTGGTCATTTAACCCAGACGTAGCAAAGTTTGAATACAATCCGGAAGAAGCAAAAAAGAAATTAAAAGAAGCAGGTTGGGAACCGGGCGCTGATGGAATCTTGGAAAAAGACGGTCAAAAGTTTGAGTTTGTATTGAAAACAACTTCAGCAAACGAAATTCGTCAACAGATTGCAGAAGTAGCACAACAACAGTTAAGTGAAATCGGTATTAAAACTACTATTGAACTTCTTGAATGGAGTGCTTACGTAGAAGAGACAAGCCCGCCGAAATGGAATTTCGATGCAATTGTGGCAGGTTGGTCAATCGGTAGTGACCCTGATCCAACATGGTTCTGGCATACTTCAGAAATTGAAAATGGACTAAATTATGGCGGCTATTCTAACCCGGAAGTAGATGCTTTACTGTCGGAAAACACAAAACTATCTGACCTGAGTGAAAGAAAAGACATCATCGGGAAGGCAGATGCAATTGTAACAGAAGACCAGCCAAGTACATTTTTGTATAACCCACAAGGTCACCTAGCTGTCTCTATAGACCTGCACGGTCCGAAATTCAGTGCAGCAAACACGTACTACAAAATCCACGAATGGTACGTAGAATAA
- a CDS encoding ABC transporter ATP-binding protein: MKSTTVLERSEQTIVHTSEQQQILLEVNGLKMHFPIKAGILQRTVGHVKAVDDISFHVKKGETLGIVGESGCGKSTMGRSLIRLYEPTDGEIIFEGHDITRLSEAKLRPLIRRKMQMVFQDPFASLNPRKSLVSTLTEPLKAHGLYGNSKERVERVKELLEVVGLHAASLNNYPHEFSGGQRQRIGIARALVLNPELIIADEAVSALDVSIQSQIINLLEDLQDQFNLTYIFISHDLSVVRHIADRVGVMYLGKLVEIADKDELYKEPLHPYTQSLLSAVPVIRKKGVKPRERIVLKGDIPSPANPPSGCIFHTRCPAKMKICETVMPEFKKVNEHRSVACHLYK; encoded by the coding sequence ATGAAGTCCACTACTGTTTTAGAAAGAAGCGAACAAACTATTGTACATACTTCGGAACAGCAACAAATCTTATTAGAAGTTAACGGTTTAAAAATGCATTTTCCAATTAAAGCAGGTATTTTACAGCGGACTGTTGGACATGTAAAGGCTGTTGATGATATAAGTTTTCATGTTAAAAAAGGTGAAACATTGGGCATCGTAGGCGAATCTGGTTGCGGAAAATCAACGATGGGCAGATCACTAATACGATTGTACGAGCCAACTGATGGTGAAATTATTTTTGAAGGCCATGATATTACCAGATTATCGGAGGCTAAATTAAGACCTTTAATTCGTCGAAAAATGCAAATGGTTTTTCAAGATCCATTTGCTTCCTTGAATCCCAGAAAATCTTTGGTCAGCACTTTAACAGAGCCACTAAAAGCGCATGGTTTATATGGTAATTCAAAAGAGCGTGTGGAAAGAGTGAAAGAATTACTGGAAGTGGTTGGGCTTCATGCTGCTTCATTAAATAACTATCCACATGAATTTTCAGGAGGACAGCGCCAAAGAATTGGGATAGCAAGAGCACTTGTTTTAAATCCAGAACTAATCATTGCTGATGAGGCGGTTTCCGCATTAGACGTTTCCATTCAGTCACAAATTATTAATTTACTTGAAGATTTACAGGATCAATTTAATTTGACGTATATATTTATTTCGCATGATTTAAGTGTAGTCAGGCATATAGCTGACAGGGTCGGTGTGATGTATTTAGGAAAGCTGGTTGAAATAGCCGATAAAGATGAGTTGTATAAGGAACCACTTCACCCTTATACGCAATCACTCCTTTCTGCTGTGCCTGTTATCCGTAAAAAAGGTGTTAAGCCTAGGGAAAGGATTGTTTTAAAAGGGGATATTCCTAGCCCTGCAAATCCGCCATCCGGTTGTATTTTTCATACAAGATGTCCAGCTAAAATGAAAATATGTGAAACGGTTATGCCTGAATTTAAAAAGGTTAATGAACATCGTTCTGTTGCTTGCCATTTGTATAAATGA
- a CDS encoding ABC transporter ATP-binding protein → MTVLLEVNNLKTHFKSNKRVIRAVDGIDFKIKKGETVALVGESGCGKSMTSLSIMGLVPKPGGSIVDGEILLEGTDLVDLPEQEMYKVRGNDIAMIFQEPMTSLNPVLTIGDQITSVIIHHLKVNRAEATKRAVEMLELVGFSNPKKLLKDYPHRLSGGMRQRVMIAMAMSCNPKLLIADEPTTALDVTIQAQVLELMKKLSVKFSTSILLITHDLGVVSELAERVIVMYAGQIVEIAEIDDLFDEPLHPYTNGLIDSVPTIDGEIERLHSIPGNVPAPGTEITGCKFAARCSRAFHRCTEAVPDLIEIGGKRSVRCFLYESEGKS, encoded by the coding sequence GTGACAGTTTTACTGGAAGTAAATAATCTGAAAACCCATTTCAAAAGTAATAAACGTGTCATCCGAGCAGTTGATGGAATCGACTTCAAAATAAAAAAAGGTGAAACGGTTGCTTTAGTAGGCGAATCAGGATGCGGTAAAAGCATGACGTCTCTTTCTATTATGGGGTTAGTGCCTAAGCCTGGCGGATCAATCGTGGATGGAGAAATACTACTAGAAGGTACTGATTTAGTAGATTTGCCTGAACAAGAAATGTATAAAGTTCGGGGAAATGACATCGCCATGATATTCCAAGAGCCGATGACATCTTTAAACCCGGTATTGACAATCGGAGATCAAATAACGAGTGTCATTATTCATCATTTGAAAGTAAACAGAGCAGAAGCAACTAAAAGGGCAGTTGAAATGTTGGAGCTCGTTGGTTTTTCAAATCCGAAAAAATTATTAAAAGATTATCCGCATCGATTGTCTGGCGGTATGCGGCAAAGAGTAATGATTGCAATGGCAATGTCATGTAATCCTAAGCTTTTAATCGCCGATGAACCTACAACAGCTCTTGATGTTACGATTCAGGCCCAAGTTTTGGAGTTAATGAAAAAGTTAAGTGTTAAGTTTTCAACTTCTATTCTATTAATTACCCATGATCTTGGTGTTGTTTCTGAATTGGCGGAGCGAGTTATTGTGATGTATGCCGGTCAAATTGTAGAAATTGCAGAGATTGATGATTTATTTGATGAGCCGCTCCATCCATATACGAATGGCTTAATCGATTCGGTTCCAACAATAGATGGAGAAATTGAAAGGTTGCATTCAATCCCTGGTAACGTTCCGGCACCTGGTACAGAAATAACGGGCTGTAAATTTGCAGCAAGATGCAGCAGGGCATTCCATCGTTGTACAGAAGCTGTTCCAGATTTAATTGAAATTGGTGGAAAAAGATCTGTTCGCTGCTTTTTATATGAGAGCGAGGGGAAAAGTTAA
- a CDS encoding M24 family metallopeptidase, producing the protein MQKIVELRQAIKELEVDGILITNPLNRRYLTNFTGSAGVALITKDRAYFLTDFRYAKQAEEQIDHYEIVIYQSSRDMMQNVLGQIRDLGIQKLGFESEDVSFNFYTQLKKLDSIELVPTIKVVEKLRLIKTDEEVAKIRKAAVISDQAFGFIQQVIRPGVTEKKVANELEHFMKEQGAGGESFAIIVASGVRGALPHGVASEKVIEQGDMVTLDFGALYDGYCSDITRTLAVGEPDSKLLDIYQIVHQALELTLENIQVGMTGKEVDSIARDYIAGQGYGDYFGHGLGHGIGLNIHEDPFFSQSGEDILQAGMVITIEPGIYIPELGGVRIEDDVLIKEDGIEILTHSPKELIRL; encoded by the coding sequence ATGCAAAAAATTGTAGAACTGCGTCAAGCGATTAAAGAATTAGAGGTAGATGGAATATTAATTACAAATCCATTAAACAGAAGATATTTAACAAATTTCACAGGGAGTGCAGGCGTCGCGCTGATTACAAAGGATAGGGCTTATTTTTTAACTGATTTTAGATATGCAAAACAGGCAGAAGAACAAATCGATCATTATGAAATCGTCATTTACCAATCATCACGCGATATGATGCAAAATGTTTTAGGGCAAATTAGAGATTTAGGCATTCAAAAGCTAGGCTTTGAATCGGAAGACGTCAGTTTTAATTTTTATACACAATTGAAGAAATTAGACAGTATTGAACTTGTTCCGACAATAAAAGTTGTGGAGAAGCTTAGATTAATTAAAACTGACGAAGAAGTTGCAAAGATTCGAAAGGCGGCCGTAATAAGCGATCAGGCTTTTGGTTTTATTCAACAGGTAATTCGTCCGGGAGTCACTGAAAAGAAAGTTGCGAATGAGTTGGAGCATTTCATGAAAGAACAAGGGGCAGGTGGCGAGTCGTTTGCCATTATTGTTGCCTCGGGCGTTCGCGGTGCACTACCGCATGGCGTTGCTAGTGAAAAAGTGATTGAACAAGGTGATATGGTCACGCTTGATTTTGGCGCTTTATATGATGGATACTGCTCTGATATCACAAGAACATTGGCTGTGGGAGAACCGGATTCAAAATTATTAGACATTTATCAGATTGTGCATCAAGCACTTGAACTGACTTTAGAAAATATACAAGTTGGGATGACTGGCAAGGAAGTTGACAGCATCGCCAGGGACTATATAGCAGGGCAAGGGTATGGGGACTATTTTGGACATGGTCTCGGTCATGGAATCGGTTTAAATATTCATGAGGATCCTTTCTTCTCACAGAGCGGTGAGGACATCCTACAAGCGGGTATGGTGATCACGATCGAGCCAGGGATTTATATACCGGAACTTGGTGGAGTGCGGATTGAGGATGATGTGTTAATAAAAGAGGATGGGATTGAAATATTAACGCATTCACCTAAAGAGTTGATTAGATTATGA
- a CDS encoding M24 family metallopeptidase, with the protein MSTIYEQRRNALTQYLVEQKIEVAMITDPANVFYYSGFNSDPHERFMSLMIDTRAEKTILFVPALDQSAAEAVTDVANIISISDEQIPFEVVSNALSNDAKLFGVEKKSLSLFRYDSLLAYFQKAEVVDIQPFTDKLRMRKSREEIELMQNAVNIIENVLAEGIKKVKVGMTELELTAVFETLMREFGADGPSFSTIVLSGEKAALPHGTPGDRKFQDGDFLLIDFGVVKDGYCSDTTRTFVIGEPTEKQREIYDIVLRSNQAGIDAVKAGVPLNTFDIAARDVIANEGYNEYFNNRVGHGLGIEVHEEPSVHGNNEDIANEGLVFTIEPGIYIPEYGGVRIEDTVYINENGEAEVLTSFPRELQTL; encoded by the coding sequence ATGAGTACCATTTATGAACAAAGAAGAAATGCCTTAACACAATATCTAGTCGAACAAAAAATTGAAGTTGCAATGATTACAGACCCTGCCAACGTTTTTTATTATTCAGGATTTAACTCAGATCCACATGAGCGCTTTATGTCTTTAATGATTGATACGCGCGCGGAAAAAACGATTTTATTCGTTCCTGCTTTAGATCAAAGTGCGGCAGAAGCGGTTACGGATGTGGCCAATATTATTTCTATCTCTGATGAACAAATACCATTTGAGGTTGTATCAAATGCACTAAGTAACGATGCAAAATTATTTGGTGTAGAGAAAAAATCGCTAAGCTTATTCCGCTATGACAGCTTGCTAGCATATTTCCAAAAAGCAGAAGTCGTGGACATTCAACCATTTACCGACAAATTAAGAATGAGAAAATCACGAGAAGAAATCGAACTCATGCAAAATGCGGTCAATATTATTGAGAATGTATTAGCTGAAGGAATTAAAAAAGTAAAAGTAGGCATGACCGAATTAGAACTTACTGCGGTATTCGAAACGTTAATGCGAGAATTTGGCGCAGACGGTCCTTCATTCTCAACCATTGTATTATCCGGTGAAAAAGCAGCGCTTCCGCACGGCACACCTGGCGACCGTAAATTCCAGGATGGAGACTTCTTATTAATTGATTTTGGAGTTGTTAAAGACGGTTATTGTTCAGATACAACGCGAACATTCGTCATTGGCGAACCGACTGAAAAACAAAGAGAGATATACGATATCGTACTAAGATCTAACCAAGCCGGAATCGACGCTGTAAAAGCTGGTGTCCCATTAAATACATTCGATATCGCGGCAAGAGATGTGATAGCTAATGAAGGTTATAATGAGTATTTCAATAACCGAGTAGGACACGGCCTAGGAATTGAAGTCCATGAAGAGCCATCCGTTCATGGAAACAATGAGGATATCGCAAACGAAGGACTTGTATTTACAATTGAGCCGGGAATTTATATCCCTGAATATGGCGGCGTACGCATAGAAGATACTGTTTACATTAACGAAAATGGAGAAGCAGAAGTATTAACTTCATTCCCTAGAGAACTACAAACTTTATAA